The window cagcagcaccacTAGCAGTGGATATCCTTCTCAAACTTCTCCCCCTGGAGGCCTGGCTGGTATTCTGTCTCCGAGTGGAACGCTCCTGGATGGACTCGGTGGCCTCACCAATGAGCTTAATGGCGTCAAGGGCCTGCTCTCGCCAACTCTTTTGGAGGATATTGAgtccttcttccaccacgTTGCCTATCTTTTGGATGACAAGACTACGGATCAGACCAAGTCCCTGATCGGCGCCGCCTCGGACCTCCTGACCCAGAAGAGAGTCAACCAGCTGTCTTCgctgcttgatctcctcaCGCCTGCTCTCATCGACCAACTCAAGGAACTCCTCACCCCGGAGACCATCAAGGAGCTCTATAATCTTTTGGCCAACGCCAGCAAACTTCTCACCCCCGAATCCGTCAATGAGATCAACAGCCTCCTCAAGAGTGCCACCACCCTGTTGACACCTGAGGTTGTGTCGGAATTGAAGACTCTCTTGACACCCGCGaccatcaaggagatcaacTCTCTCCTGATCAACGCCAACAACCTGTTGACTCCCTCTTCGGTCAAGGAAATCAACACGCTTCTCTCTGGAGCCAGCGAGTTGCTCACTCCCGCCGTTGTCAGCAACCTGAAATCCTTGCTCCAAAGCTTGGGCCCTATCATGCCCGAGCTCAAGAGCTTCCTCCAGCCGGAGACTTTCAAGGAGCTCGCT of the Penicillium psychrofluorescens genome assembly, chromosome: 1 genome contains:
- a CDS encoding uncharacterized protein (ID:PFLUO_002111-T1.cds;~source:funannotate); protein product: MRFTTAFLSTLVLSGTALAGPAQVSTSSTGSAPTQTPEANVVKPSNNAAAHAAGADDNSDNTVTASHAANTDPTKPTSSGAGPLGAILGGGDSDANTATQSAGGDTTSSTTSSGYPSQTSPPGGLAGILSPSGTLLDGLGGLTNELNGVKGLLSPTLLEDIESFFHHVAYLLDDKTTDQTKSLIGAASDLLTQKRVNQLSSLLDLLTPALIDQLKELLTPETIKELYNLLANASKLLTPESVNEINSLLKSATTLLTPEVVSELKTLLTPATIKEINSLLINANNLLTPSSVKEINTLLSGASELLTPAVVSNLKSLLQSLGPIMPELKSFLQPETFKELAGLLSNANALLTPASVKQIGGLLSNADALLTPATVKQIGGLLANANSLLTPDVVGDLKSLLGALTPIMPELKSFLKPATFSELGALLGNANDLLTGKFVHETSTLIEDVSDLLPTLMKLLGQM